One Terriglobales bacterium genomic region harbors:
- a CDS encoding tetratricopeptide repeat protein, whose translation MTEVDRVAMLKEFLNTNPNDSFTRYGLAMEYARTGDLESALTEFRTLLKINPDYTAGYQMAGQALMKAGRTDDARQMFEDGIASAIRTGNSHARAEMEGMLMELG comes from the coding sequence ATGACTGAAGTAGACAGAGTAGCGATGTTGAAGGAATTCTTGAATACCAACCCCAACGATTCTTTTACACGCTACGGACTGGCGATGGAATATGCCAGGACAGGCGATCTGGAATCTGCTCTGACCGAATTCCGCACCTTACTGAAGATCAATCCTGACTATACCGCCGGATATCAGATGGCAGGGCAGGCGCTCATGAAAGCGGGCCGCACGGATGACGCCCGCCAGATGTTTGAGGATGGTATCGCCTCTGCCATTCGCACCGGGAATTCCCATGCCCGGGCCGAGATGGAAGGCATGCTCATGGAATTGGGTTAA
- a CDS encoding TetR/AcrR family transcriptional regulator: MATTRSARLSAPDRRQQILQVAVKLFARQGYNGATTREISRMAKVNEAIIFRHFPTKEDLYWAVIEEQCRPGRSRTSGELQGQLQEQGDLRQFLVGLAKQILQRDTMLTRLLLYSSLENHKLSQRFFRTYVSTYHEVLAEHLRKRMEKGELRKMDPLLASRGFLGMIGNHFLIQEIFGGKHYQKFNVQQVAETLTDIWLNGVQVKKKKPKS, from the coding sequence ATGGCCACCACACGCAGTGCCCGCCTCTCAGCTCCCGACCGCCGCCAACAGATTTTACAAGTCGCCGTGAAGCTTTTCGCGCGCCAGGGATATAACGGCGCTACTACGCGCGAGATCTCCAGAATGGCCAAGGTGAATGAGGCCATCATCTTCCGCCATTTTCCCACCAAGGAAGACCTGTATTGGGCGGTGATTGAGGAGCAGTGCCGTCCCGGCCGCTCCCGTACAAGTGGAGAGTTGCAGGGGCAATTGCAGGAGCAAGGCGATCTGCGGCAATTCCTTGTCGGACTGGCCAAACAGATTCTTCAACGCGACACCATGCTGACCCGGCTGCTGCTCTACAGCTCGCTCGAAAATCATAAGCTCTCACAACGTTTTTTTCGGACCTATGTCTCCACATACCACGAGGTGCTGGCTGAGCATCTGCGCAAGCGCATGGAAAAGGGCGAGTTGCGAAAAATGGACCCGCTGCTGGCCTCCCGAGGATTCCTGGGGATGATAGGGAACCACTTCCTGATCCAGGAAATCTTCGGCGGCAAGCACTACCAGAAATTTAATGTCCAGCAGGTAGCAGAGACGTTGACTGACATCTGGTTGAATGGTGTGCAGGTGAAGAAGAAAAAACCAAAAAGCTAG
- a CDS encoding M48 family metalloprotease — MKRLLFLLVIVAVSAGALLLAERQKAQTHVGPQAVLGLIADTEQEISRVPARLTRISDEEEIRIGDEMAQRYLDEINVQAKSNKDGDDHLVQAYVERVGMRVSVYAHRKLPYRFHYIPDRNLINAFALPGGHVFVGRGMLDLMTTEDQLASVLGHEVEHIDLYHCAERVQFEAHMRKLHLEEINGLVSMPIDLFKEGYNKDQELDADRAGTRLAMMASYSPEGAISMFRLLDKLCRQENRTASTPEEEISQVALETLKGYFQSHPQPQERIEQIEKLERESETPLPAQRPFDRGVFAALHQAADHVTQANEAPPRILH, encoded by the coding sequence ATGAAACGCCTGCTTTTCCTACTCGTGATTGTTGCGGTGAGCGCGGGAGCGTTGCTGCTGGCCGAACGCCAGAAGGCGCAGACCCACGTAGGGCCGCAAGCGGTTTTAGGACTCATCGCCGATACCGAGCAGGAGATAAGCCGTGTACCCGCCCGCCTGACGCGCATCAGTGATGAAGAAGAAATCCGCATAGGCGATGAGATGGCGCAGCGTTATCTTGACGAAATCAATGTTCAAGCGAAAAGCAACAAGGATGGCGATGACCACCTGGTGCAAGCCTATGTTGAGCGCGTAGGAATGAGGGTTTCCGTTTACGCCCACCGCAAACTTCCCTACCGCTTTCACTACATACCCGACCGGAATCTCATCAACGCCTTCGCTCTCCCCGGCGGACACGTCTTCGTTGGCCGCGGCATGTTGGACCTGATGACAACCGAAGACCAATTGGCCTCGGTATTGGGACATGAGGTCGAGCACATTGATTTGTATCACTGCGCCGAGCGCGTGCAGTTTGAGGCGCACATGCGTAAGCTGCATCTGGAAGAGATCAATGGTCTGGTCTCGATGCCCATTGACCTGTTCAAGGAAGGCTATAACAAAGACCAGGAGCTGGATGCCGACCGGGCAGGAACGCGGCTGGCCATGATGGCCTCCTACTCGCCGGAGGGAGCGATCTCGATGTTCCGCCTGCTCGATAAATTGTGCAGGCAGGAGAACCGGACGGCCAGCACTCCCGAAGAAGAAATCTCACAAGTTGCCCTTGAAACCTTAAAGGGATACTTCCAAAGCCACCCGCAACCCCAAGAACGGATTGAACAAATCGAAAAGCTGGAGCGGGAGTCCGAAACTCCGTTGCCAGCCCAGAGGCCGTTTGATAGAGGCGTCTTCGCGGCCCTGCATCAGGCCGCAGATCATGTAACCCAAGCCAACGAAGCCCCACCCCGAATACTGCATTAA